From a single Bryobacter aggregatus MPL3 genomic region:
- a CDS encoding RidA family protein: MIEHIFPATMPVPKNPYSLATKAGGFVFVSGQASVDPASAEFSFGDIAHETRLTLQNVQRILEGSGATLAQVVKVNVYLANENDFAAMNAVYVEFFGSDRPARTTIGCRFANPTMKVEIDCIAYVGE, encoded by the coding sequence ATGATCGAACACATCTTTCCTGCAACGATGCCGGTGCCGAAGAATCCGTATTCCCTTGCGACCAAGGCGGGTGGATTCGTATTTGTTTCGGGACAGGCTTCCGTGGATCCGGCGAGCGCCGAATTCAGCTTTGGCGATATTGCACACGAGACTCGGTTGACGCTGCAGAATGTGCAGCGGATTCTTGAGGGTTCGGGCGCGACGCTCGCACAAGTGGTGAAGGTGAATGTCTATCTGGCCAATGAGAACGACTTTGCGGCGATGAACGCCGTCTATGTCGAGTTCTTTGGCAGCGACCGGCCGGCAAGGACAACGATCGGATGCCGGTTTGCAAATCCGACGATGAAAGTGGAGATCGACTGTATTGCCTATGTAGGCGAGTAA
- a CDS encoding PIN domain-containing protein: MPLLDKLNIAVFVDYDNIEIGLKTTLRREFDVSLCLDALKERGDIVAKFAYANWGRQEGAARQMAENAVQMVQRLPSPRGDKNGGDINLALDALEMAFTHTHVNAFAIISGDSDFIPLVNKLKEYGKTVYVVGGKAFTSNILQSNCHEFVAYENLLMDRAARVDGSENGPTLERLKLELADSMKRSDQGRDRGRGDRDRGDRDRGRGDRDRGDRNRDEVVEDRVATGGIERLPGERLAAAERGPIESRPPLNDRGPIESRPPLGDRGPIESRAPLGDRPQGRESRWERRDRRRDERNRGDRPEGGLRPQQSSEPKVVLEVNAALPLVERSLQTLERRGVQAQLGLLKSTMMQLDPTFHERGFGASSFSDFIDKLAKLELIDVHGSGGKLTIERRGGANAKPLPEPIEAMPLLRDALEAHRYEMEMGDGVEPGDLAQWMVAEHPNFDSASYGFPGFKEFLEFSQNKGVVKLKKDDERGLVVYLGREFFPPPAPKVKKEEEFYSEYDEIQPYVEGQPSIVEPNPPPVKAKKATTRAPRKTAAKKAASSTTTATGRTRKRKTE, translated from the coding sequence ATGCCTCTACTAGATAAACTGAACATTGCGGTGTTCGTCGATTACGACAACATCGAAATTGGTTTGAAGACAACGTTGCGACGCGAATTTGACGTCTCACTTTGTCTAGATGCTTTGAAAGAGCGGGGCGACATCGTTGCAAAATTCGCCTACGCAAACTGGGGACGCCAAGAAGGCGCCGCAAGACAAATGGCGGAAAACGCCGTGCAAATGGTGCAACGACTACCTAGCCCGCGTGGGGACAAGAATGGTGGCGACATCAATCTTGCCTTGGACGCGCTCGAGATGGCCTTTACCCACACCCACGTCAACGCTTTCGCAATTATCAGCGGTGACAGCGACTTCATCCCCCTCGTCAACAAACTGAAGGAATACGGCAAGACGGTCTACGTCGTTGGCGGCAAAGCCTTCACCTCGAATATTCTCCAGAGCAATTGCCACGAATTTGTGGCCTACGAAAATCTGTTGATGGACCGCGCCGCGCGTGTCGATGGCAGCGAGAATGGCCCGACGCTCGAGCGTCTGAAGCTGGAACTCGCCGATTCGATGAAGCGGAGCGACCAGGGCCGGGATCGCGGCCGTGGCGACAGAGATCGCGGCGATCGCGATCGGGGCCGTGGGGACCGGGATCGTGGCGACCGGAATCGGGACGAAGTAGTGGAAGATCGTGTCGCGACAGGTGGCATTGAACGGCTTCCTGGCGAACGTCTGGCCGCCGCCGAGCGCGGGCCCATCGAGAGCCGCCCACCGCTGAATGATCGTGGTCCGATTGAAAGCCGTCCTCCGCTGGGGGATCGGGGTCCGATCGAGAGCCGTGCTCCGCTCGGGGACCGTCCGCAGGGCCGTGAGAGCCGCTGGGAACGGCGGGACCGCCGCCGGGATGAGCGCAATCGGGGAGATCGTCCTGAGGGTGGACTGCGTCCGCAGCAATCGAGCGAACCGAAGGTGGTGCTCGAAGTGAATGCGGCGCTGCCGCTGGTGGAACGTTCGCTGCAAACGCTCGAACGGCGCGGTGTCCAGGCACAGCTTGGTTTGCTGAAGAGCACCATGATGCAACTGGATCCGACCTTCCACGAGCGCGGCTTTGGAGCTTCGAGCTTCAGTGACTTTATCGATAAGCTGGCCAAGCTTGAGCTGATCGATGTCCATGGCTCCGGCGGCAAGCTGACGATCGAACGGCGTGGTGGCGCGAATGCAAAGCCTCTGCCGGAGCCGATCGAAGCAATGCCGCTGTTGCGCGATGCACTCGAAGCACATCGCTACGAGATGGAGATGGGCGACGGCGTCGAGCCGGGTGACCTGGCGCAGTGGATGGTGGCGGAACATCCGAATTTCGATTCGGCTTCGTATGGCTTCCCGGGCTTCAAGGAATTCCTCGAGTTCTCGCAGAACAAGGGTGTCGTGAAGCTGAAGAAGGACGATGAGCGGGGCTTGGTGGTCTACCTGGGCCGCGAGTTCTTCCCGCCGCCAGCGCCGAAGGTGAAGAAGGAAGAAGAGTTCTACAGCGAGTACGACGAGATCCAGCCCTATGTGGAAGGTCAGCCGAGCATTGTGGAGCCGAATCCTCCGCCGGTGAAGGCAAAGAAGGCAACGACGCGCGCGCCGCGCAAGACGGCCGCGAAGAAGGCTGCCAGCAGCACGACGACGGCCACGGGCCGGACTCGCAAGCGGAAGACCGAATAG